One Balaenoptera ricei isolate mBalRic1 chromosome 16, mBalRic1.hap2, whole genome shotgun sequence genomic window carries:
- the NEUROG3 gene encoding neurogenin-3: MTPHPSCAPAVQVTHETEQPFPGASDDEVTCVASAPPSPTRLQGNCAETEGGGCRGSSRKPRARRGGRSRPKSELALSKQRRSRRKKANDRERNRMHNLNSALDALRGVLPTFPDDAKLTKIETLRFAHNYIWALTQTLRIADHSLYGLESLAPPCEELASPDGGSPGDWGSLYSPVSQAGSLSPAASLEERPGLQAPASPACLHPGALAFSDFL, from the coding sequence ATGACGCCTCATCCCTCGTGTGCGCCAGCTGTCCAAGTGACCCACGAGACGGAGCAGCCCTTCCCGGGCGCCTCGGACGACGAAGTGACCTGCGTCGCATCCGCTCCGCCCAGCCCCACTCGCTTGCAGGGGAACTGCGCCGAGACGGAAGGGGGCGGTTGCCGAGGGTCCTCGAGGAAGCCCCGTGCGCGACGCGGAGGGCGCAGCCGCCCCAAGAGTGAATTAGCTCTGAGCAAGCAGCGACGGAGCCGGCGCAAGAAGGCCAACGACCGCGAGCGCAATCGGATGCACAACCTCAACTCCGCTCTGGACGCGCTGCGCGGCGTCTTGCCCACCTTCCCGGACGATGCGAAGCTCACCAAGATCGAGACGCTGCGCTTCGCTCACAATTACATCTGGGCGCTGACGCAGACGCTGCGCATAGCGGACCACAGCCTCTACGGGCTGGAGTCGCTTGCGCCTCCCTGCGAGGAGCTGGCCAGCCCGGACGGCGGCTCCCCGGGAGACTGGGGTTCCCTCTATTCTCCGGTCTCCCAGGCGGGCAGCCTGAGTCCCGCCGCCTCGCTGGAGGAGCGCCCCGGGCTGCAGGCGCCTGCTTCCCCTGCCTGCCTGCACCCTGGCGCCCTGGCTTTTTCAGACTTTCTATGA